A single genomic interval of Lathyrus oleraceus cultivar Zhongwan6 chromosome 7, CAAS_Psat_ZW6_1.0, whole genome shotgun sequence harbors:
- the LOC127100429 gene encoding uncharacterized protein LOC127100429 isoform X1 encodes MPSKESKITGIPGPKSNVSANATTTRSGMLSSGSSKRNQNAHPSLPKNPTPSIPSLSKNPTPSIPRMSKNPTPSISSLSKNPTYVPSIPKVDMADKCSVSRSLTKQAGKLSDTPVSILRPPSRMDQTTHQTGTIKSSGLRKPSPSIGFFSQVKASGSHSLQKSSIPCKPSESNIPKLRKLGTVSVKEARSKIVKGAAKNRTKELSHSDVNSEAIVPIDNKQKAGVEVDFDSSSFEIISKQAEVENILDDVILKSKEQGELHENEIISSMENMVLPTHEKEFLTKSQTHEQLEKDADHTLEKMSDTNELSLSDVKPEAIVQIDNKQMAGVEVDCDSSIFEIISKQAEVENILDDVILKSKEQGELHENEIISSMENMVLPTREKEFLTKSQTHEQLEKEADHTLEKVSDTKELSLSDVKPEAIMQIDNKQMAGVEVDCDSSVFEIISKQAEVENILDDVILKSKEQGELHENEIISSMENMVLPTHEKEFLTKSQTHEQLEKEADHTLEKVSDTKELSLSDVKPEAIVQIDNKQMAGVEVDCDSSVFEIISKQAEVENILDDVILKSKEQGELHENEIISSMENMVLPTHEKEFLTKSQTHEQLEKEADHTLEKVSDTKELSLSDVKPEAIVQIDNKQMPGVEGDCDSSIFEIISKQAEVENILDDVILKSKEQGELHENEIISSMENMVIPTHENELLKKSQTHEQLEKEADHTLDNKLYDVTSNGDRSSYQEPQSTLFPIMQRTSNTVQNTIGQDEDDQIKGPTGDIPPFKESLILQAEFSGEFKGYKSAKTALLNSSLDDFCKTVPEGSKQGTPCKNTEQVNCGADEFGRYEGDAQGHLLNESLIINCKKTTQSNLDAVSQQLQADQPKALNPSGVEEIGPEKENISDMNSSQPVHVTSLFSKGSPENSILGINDASEDESKIIEIKDCQLPVDDQLGFILRSPVDKECDQVIDSKAIRDRTPEFELDRLSENCITVSASSLADDNNINEDSYLPGFQKSSAVVAVNSQDVHLDSDFLPKVIVSSTEIKEQNLVEDAFEGCGFHSNEHNATNHHIEDMSVNIEGNHDVDGKVELLQINDVDEKAEFLQINDVDEKMELLQINDVEDGNHDVDEKVELLQINDVEDGNHVVLQIKDVDEKVELLQINDVEDENHDVDEKVELLQINGAEDGNRDVDEKVELLQINDVDEMVELLQINDVDEKVELLQLNDVEDGNHDVDEKVELLQINGAEDGNRDVDEKVELLQINGAEDKNRDVDEKVELLQINNVDEKVELLQINDVEDGNHDVDEKVELLRINGAEDGNCDLDENVDLLQINDVDEKVEHLQINDVDEKVEILQINDVEDGNHDVDGKVELLQIIGAEDGNRDLDEKVELLQINDVDEKVELLQINDVDEKVEILQINDVEDGNHDVDKKVELLQINGAEDGNRDVDEKVELLQINDVDEKVELLQINDVDKTVELLQINDVEDGNHDVDEKAELLQINGAEDGNHDVDEKVELLQINGAEDGNHDVDEKVELLQINGADDGNCDVDEKVELLQINDVDEKVELLQINDVEDGNHDVDEKVELLQINGAEDGNHDVEDKVELLQINDAEEGLSDILPLVETQLNMNFFSSEFDSSIEVSEDPFSTAVSLICEKQCSLSENSKLLSSDMLVNKDGNQGVDEKVELLQINGAEEGSLDISPSVEIQLENVISAEFDSSTKVSEDPCLLSEKSKLLASENSIFNATIPQGSEVSSMKLNENAISAELGSSIDVSEGPCLLSEKSKLLASENSIFNATIPEGSEVSSVKLNRNAISADLDSSIQVSEGPFTSAVAWKSEEQCLLSEKSKLLDSDNSIFIETILQGNEVGSVNSESLSDAAVTTVFENDKSPNTDMASQSKDKIDFPEEDNGKIIHLEIDATKTKQEVPIAKPPLNVAPFTEEWLAAIEAAGEEILMMKSGAVQNSPPDKVQNEPNPWSPVKKNQEIGPFDCTKITKHNIQSSDPS; translated from the exons ATGCCGAGTAAAGAGTCAAAAATCACTGGGATACCAGGACCAAAATCCAATGTTTCTGCAAATGCAACTACCACTAGGAGTGGAATGTTGAGCTCAGGTTCCTCAAAAAGAAATCAGAATGCACATCCTA GCCTGCCAAAAAATCCTACGCCAAGCATCCCTAGCCTATCAAAAAATCCTACGCCAAGCATCCCTCGCATGTCAAAAAATCCTACACCAAGCATCTCTAGCCTGTCAAAAAATCCTACATATGTTCCAAGCATCCCTAAAGTTGATATGGCTGACAAGTGTTCTGTTAGTAGAAGTCTTACCAAGCAGGCTGGAAAACTTTCG GATACCCCAGTTTCCATACTACGTCCACCATCCAGAATGGATCAAACAACGCATCAAACAGGGACAATAAAATCATCAGGCCTACGGAAGCCATCTCCCTCCATTGGTTTCTTTTCTCAG GTAAAAGCTTCCGGTTCACACAGCTTGCAGAAAAGCTCCATACCCTGCAAACCTTCAGAGAGTAACATTCCTAAACTAAGGAAGTTGGGAACAGTTTCTGTTAAAGAAGCAAGGTCCAAAATTGTCAAAGGGGCAGCAAAGAATCGTACTAAGGAATTAAGCCATTCAGATGTCAACTCAGAAGCAATTGTGCCAATAGACAATAAGCAGAAGGCTGGTGTAGAAGTGGATTTTGATTCTTCTAGTTTTGAAATAATAAGTAAGCAAGCAGAGGTTGAAAACATTCTTGATGATGTCATCTTAAAATCTAAGGAGCAAGGAGAACTACATGAAAATGAGATCATTTCAAGCATGGAGAACATGGTATTACCTACACATGAAAAGGAATTTCTTACGAAGAGTCAGACACACGAGCAGTTGGAGAAAGACGCTGACCACACTCTGGAGAAAATGTCAGACACTAATGAATTAAGCCTTTCAGATGTCAAGCCAGAAGCAATCGTGCAAATAGACAATAAGCAGATGGCTGGTGTAGAAGTGGATTGTGATTCTTCGATTTTTGAAATAATAAGTAAGCAAGCAGAGGTTGAAAACATTCTTGATGATGTCATCTTAAAATCCAAGGAACAAGGAGAACTACATGAAAATGAGATCATTTCTAGCATGGAGAACATGGTATTACCTACACGTGAAAAGGAATTTCTTACAAAGAGTCAGACACATGAGCAGTTGGAGAAAGAGGCTGACCACACTCTGGAGAAAGTGTCAGACACTAAGGAATTAAGCCTTTCAGACGTCAAGCCAGAAGCAATCATGCAAATAGACAATAAGCAGATGGCTGGTGTAGAAGTGGATTGTGATTCTTCGGTTTTTGAAATAATAAGTAAGCAAGCAGAGGTTGAAAACATTCTTGATGATGTCATCTTAAAATCTAAGGAGCAAGGAGAACTACATGAAAATGAGATCATTTCAAGCATGGAGAACATGGTATTACCTACACATGAAAAGGAATTTCTTACGAAGAGTCAGACACATGAGCAGTTGGAGAAAGAGGCTGACCACACTCTGGAGAAAGTGTCAGACACTAAGGAATTAAGCCTTTCAGATGTCAAGCCAGAAGCAATCGTGCAAATAGACAATAAGCAGATGGCTGGTGTAGAAGTGGATTGTGATTCTTCGGTTTTTGAAATAATAAGTAAGCAAGCAGAGGTTGAAAACATTCTTGATGATGTTATCTTAAAATCCAAGGAACAAGGAGAACTACATGAAAATGAGATCATTTCTAGCATGGAGAACATGGTATTACCTACACATGAAAAGGAATTTCTTACAAAGAGTCAGACACATGAGCAGTTGGAGAAAGAGGCTGACCACACTCTGGAGAAAGTGTCAGACACTAAGGAATTAAGCCTTTCAGATGTCAAGCCAGAAGCAATCGTGCAAATAGACAATAAGCAGATGCCTGGTGTAGAAGGGGATTGTGATTCTTCGATTTTTGAAATAATAAGTAAGCAAGCAGAGGTTGAAAACATTCTTGATGATGTCATCTTAAAATCCAAGGAGCAAGGAGAACTACATGAAAATGAGATCATTTCTAGCATGGAGAACATGGTAATACCTACACATGAGAATGAACTTCTTAAAAAGAGTCAGACACATGAGCAGTTGGAGAAAGAGGCCGACCACACTCTGGATAACAAGTTATATGATGTTACGTCAAATGGGGACCGGTCTTCATATCAGGAACCACAGTCTACGCTCTTTCCTATCATGCAGAGAACTTCTAATACTGTGCAGAATACCATAGGACAAGATGAAGATGATCAAATCAAAGGGCCCACCGGTGACATTCCGCCTTTCAAGGAAAGTTTGATACTACAGGCAGAGTTTTCAGGAGAGTTTAAGGGATACAAGAGTGCCAAGACTGCACTTTTAAATTCTAGCCTTGATGATTTTTGCAAAACTGTCCCCGAAGGATCTAAACAAGGAACCCCGTGTAAGAATACTGAACAGGTAAATTGTGGTGCTGATGAATTTGGTAGATATGAAGGAGATGCACAGGGGCATTTATTGAACGAGAGTCTCATAATCAATTGCAAAAAAACCACCCAAAGTAATTTAGACGCAGTTAGTCAGCAGTTACAGGCAGACCAACCCAAGGCTCTAAATCCTAGTGGTGTAGAAGAAATTGGACCGGAAAAAGAAAATATCTCTGATATGAACAGTTCTCAGCCAGTTCATGTGACGAGCTTATTTTCCAAAGGTTCTCCTGAAAATTCCATACTAGGAATCAATGACGCTTCTGAGGATGAATCTAAAATAATTGAGATCAAAGACTGTCAGCTTCCTGTAGATGATCAATTAGGTTTCATCCTGAGAAGCCCAGTGGATAAGGAATGTGACCAGGTTATTGACTCAAAAGCAATCCGTGATAGAACTCCGGAGTTTGAATTGGATAGGTTGAGTGAAAATTGTATAACTGTTTCAGCATCTTCATTGGCAGATGATAATAACATAAATGAAGATTCCTATCTTCCTGGGTTTCAAAAGTCTAGTGCTGTTGTTGCTGTAAATTCCCAGGATGTTCACTTGGATAGTGACTTTCTGCCAAAAGTTATTGTTTCATCTACAGAAATCAAGGAGCAAAATTTAGTTGAGGATGCATTTGAAGGATGCGGGTTCCATAGCAATGAGCACAATGCTACCAATCATCATATTGAAGATATGTCTGTAAACATAGAGGGAAATCATGATGTCGATGGAAAGGTGGAACTTCTGCAAATCAATGATGTGGATGAAAAGGCGGAATTTTTGCAAATCAATGATGTGGATGAAAAGATGGAACTCTTGCAAATCAATGATGTAGAAGATGGAAATCATGATGTGGATGAAAAGGTGGAACTTTTGCAAATCAATGATGTAGAAGATGGAAATCATGTTGTGTTGCAAATCAAGGATGTGGATGAAAAGGTGGAACTTTTGCAAATCAATGATGTAGAAGATGAAAATCATGATGTGGATGAAAAGGTGGAACTCTTGCAAATCAATGGTGCAGAAGATGGAAATCGTGATGTGGACGAAAAGGTGGAACTTTTGCAAATAAATGATGTGGACGAAATGGTGGAACTTTTGCAAATCAATGATGTGGATGAAAAGGTGGAACTTTTGCAACTCAATGATGTAGAAGATGGAAATCATGACGTGGATGAAAAGGTGGAACTCTTGCAAATCAACGGGGCGGAAGATGGAAATCGTGATGTGGATGAAAAGGTGGAACTTTTGCAAATCAATGGTGCAGAAGATAAAAATCGTGATGTGGATGAAAAGGTGGAACTTTTGCAAATCAATAATGTAGATGAAAAGGTGGAACTTTTGCAAATCAATGATGTGGAAGATGGAAATCATGATGTGGATGAAAAGGTGGAACTCTTGCGAATCAATGGTGCAGAAGATGGAAATTGTGATTTGGATGAAAATGTGGATCTTTTGCAGATCAATGATGTGGATGAAAAGGTGGAACATTTGCAAATCAATGATGTGGATGAAAAGGTGGAAATTTTGCAAATCAATGATGTAGAAGATGGAAATCATGATGTGGATGGAAAGGTGGAACTCTTGCAAATCATTGGTGCAGAAGATGGAAATCGTGATTTGGATGAAAAGGTGGAACTTTTGCAAATCAATGATGTGGATGAAAAGGTGGAACTTTTGCAAATTAATGATGTGGATGAAAAGGTGGAAATTTTGCAAATCAATGATGTAGAAGATGGAAATCATGACGTGGATAAAAAGGTGGAACTCTTGCAAATCAATGGTGCAGAAGATGGAAATCGTGATGTGGATGAAAAGGTGGAACTTTTGCAAATCAATGATGTGGATGAAAAGGTGGAACTTTTGCAAATTAATGATGTGGATAAAACGGTGGAACTTTTGCAAATCAATGATGTAGAAGATGGAAATCATGACGTGGATGAAAAGGCGGAACTCTTGCAAATCAATGGTGCAGAAGATGGAAATCATGATGTGGATGAAAAGGTGGAACTCTTGCAAATCAATGGTGCAGAAGATGGAAATCATGATGTGGATGAAAAGGTGGAACTGTTGCAAATCAATGGTGCAGACGATGGAAATTGTGATGTGGACGAAAAGGTGGAACTTTTGCAAATCAATGATGTGGATGAAAAGGTGGAACTTTTGCAAATCAACGATGTAGAAGATGGAAATCATGATGTGGATGAAAAGGTGGAACTCTTGCAAATCAATGGTGCAGAAGATGGAAATCATGATGTGGAAGACAAGGTTGAACTTTTGCAAATCAATGATGCTGAAGAAGGTTTGTCGGATATACTGCCTTTAGTTGAAACTCAACTCAATATGAACTTTTTTTCTTCTGAATTTGACTCTTCTATTGAAGTGAGTGAAGATCCCTTTTCAACTGCAGTTTCTTTGATATGTGAGAAGCAGTGTAGTTTAAGTGAAAATTCAAAGTTACTAAGTTCAGATATGCTTGTAAACAAAGATGGAAATCAAGGTGTCGATGAAAAAGTGGAACTTTTGCAAATCAACGGTGCAGAAGAAGGTTCATTAGATATATCTCCTTCAGTTGAAATTCAACTCGAGAATGTTATTTCTGCTGAATTTGATTCTTCTACTAAAGTGAGTGAAGATCCATGTCTTTTAAgtgaaaaatcaaaattattAGCTTCAGAGAATTCAATCTTCAATGCAACAATCCCACAAGGCAGCGAAGTTAGTTCAATGAAACTCAATGAGAACGCTATTTCTGCTGAATTAGGTTCTTCTATTGATGTGAGTGAAGGCCCCTGTCTTTTAAgtgaaaaatcaaaattattAGCTTCAGAGAATTCAATCTTCAACGCAACAATCCCAGAAGGCAGCGAAGTTAGTTCAGTGAAACTCAATAGGAATGCTATTTCTGCTGATTTAGATTCTTCTATTCAAGTGAGTGAAGGCCCCTTTACTAGTGCAGTTGCTTGGAAATCTGAGGAGCAATGTCTTTTAAGTGAAAAATCGAAGTTACTAGATTCAGATAATTCAATCTTCATTGAAACAATCCTACAAGGTAATGAAGTTGGTTCAGTGAACAGTGAAAGTTTATCAGATGCAGCTGTAACTACTGTCTTTGAGAATGATAAGTCTCCTAATACTGACATGGCAAGTCAGTCAAAAGACAAAATCGACTTTCCAGAAGAAGACAACGGCAAAATAATTCATCT CGAAATAGATGCAACTAAAACCAAGCAGGAAGTTCCGATAGCGAAGCCTCCACTGAATGTTGCTCCCTTTACTGAGGAATGGTTAGCTGCAATAGAAGCAGCTGGAGAG GAGATTTTAATGATGAAGAGTGGCGCTGTACAAAACTCTCCTCCTGACAAAGTCCAGAATGAACCGAACCCTTGGTCACCG GtgaagaaaaatcaagagatTGGACCATTTGATTGTACTAAAATAACCAAACATAACATCCAGAGTTCCGATCCATCGTGA